In Candidatus Kaelpia imicola, the following proteins share a genomic window:
- a CDS encoding transposase yields the protein MKRRAVKNFRKDFSKTLVFYEYAEDRRFISTTNHLERDLEEIRRRIKTQGYFKNERSVDLWVYGILKYSERIREPKGLSTSVMKEKTKELEYESVQNS from the coding sequence TTGAAGAGAAGAGCAGTTAAGAATTTCAGGAAAGATTTTAGTAAGACATTAGTATTCTATGAATATGCAGAAGACCGCAGGTTTATAAGTACAACAAATCATTTAGAAAGAGATTTAGAAGAGATAAGACGCCGTATTAAGACGCAGGGTTATTTCAAGAATGAACGCAGTGTAGATCTCTGGGTATACGGGATATTAAAATATTCAGAAAGGATTAGAGAACCAAAAGGGTTGTCAACCTCTGTTATGAAAGAGAAAACTAAAGAACTTGAATATGAAAGTGTCCAAAACTCTTGA